In a genomic window of Oreochromis aureus strain Israel breed Guangdong linkage group 13, ZZ_aureus, whole genome shotgun sequence:
- the fgf8a gene encoding fibroblast growth factor 8 isoform X2 gives MRPIPSRLSCVFLHLFALFYYAQHVSEQSKVTDRTSRRLIRIYQLYSRTSGKHVQVLPNKKINAMAEDGDVHAKLIVETDTFGSRVRIRGAETGLYICMNKRGKLIGKKNGQGRDCIFTEIVLENNYTALKNVRYEGWYMAFTRRGRPRKGSRTRQHQREVHFMKRLPKGHQPTHPSHHQPFDFIHYPFSQRTKRT, from the exons ATGCGACCCATCCCATCCAGGCTCAGCTGTGT gtttctGCACTTATTTGCATTGTTCTACTATGCGCAG CATGTAAGCGAACAGAGCAAGGTGACGGACCGCACGAGCCGCAGGTTGATCCGGATCTACCAGCTTTACAGCCGGACCAGCGGCAAACATGTACAGGTCCTGCCCAACAAGAAGATCAACGCCATGGCGGAGGATGGAGATGTGCACG CTAAACTCATTGTGGAAACAGATACTTTTGGAAGTCGAGTGCGCATCAGGGGAGCTGAGACTGGCCTATACATCTGCATGAACAAGAGAGGGAAGCTCATTGGCAAG aaaaacgGACAAGGCCGTGACTGTATCTTCACCGAAATTGTTCTGGAGAACAACTACACGGCGCTGAAGAACGTCCGTTATGAGGGCTGGTACATGGCTTTCACTCGCCGGGGGCGTCCGCGGAAGGGCTCACGGACACGCCAGCACCAACGTGAAGTCCACTTCATGAAGAGGCTGCCAAAGGGGCACCAGCCCACCCATCCGAGCCACCACCAGCCTTTTGACTTCATCCACTACCCTTTCAGTCAAAGGACTAAGCGTACATGA
- the fgf8a gene encoding fibroblast growth factor 8 isoform X1: MRPIPSRLSCVFLHLFALFYYAQVTNQSPPNFTQHVSEQSKVTDRTSRRLIRIYQLYSRTSGKHVQVLPNKKINAMAEDGDVHAKLIVETDTFGSRVRIRGAETGLYICMNKRGKLIGKKNGQGRDCIFTEIVLENNYTALKNVRYEGWYMAFTRRGRPRKGSRTRQHQREVHFMKRLPKGHQPTHPSHHQPFDFIHYPFSQRTKRT; the protein is encoded by the exons ATGCGACCCATCCCATCCAGGCTCAGCTGTGT gtttctGCACTTATTTGCATTGTTCTACTATGCGCAG GTAACCAATCAGTCCCCGCCTAATTTCACGCAGCATGTAAGCGAACAGAGCAAGGTGACGGACCGCACGAGCCGCAGGTTGATCCGGATCTACCAGCTTTACAGCCGGACCAGCGGCAAACATGTACAGGTCCTGCCCAACAAGAAGATCAACGCCATGGCGGAGGATGGAGATGTGCACG CTAAACTCATTGTGGAAACAGATACTTTTGGAAGTCGAGTGCGCATCAGGGGAGCTGAGACTGGCCTATACATCTGCATGAACAAGAGAGGGAAGCTCATTGGCAAG aaaaacgGACAAGGCCGTGACTGTATCTTCACCGAAATTGTTCTGGAGAACAACTACACGGCGCTGAAGAACGTCCGTTATGAGGGCTGGTACATGGCTTTCACTCGCCGGGGGCGTCCGCGGAAGGGCTCACGGACACGCCAGCACCAACGTGAAGTCCACTTCATGAAGAGGCTGCCAAAGGGGCACCAGCCCACCCATCCGAGCCACCACCAGCCTTTTGACTTCATCCACTACCCTTTCAGTCAAAGGACTAAGCGTACATGA